In Alteromonas naphthalenivorans, one DNA window encodes the following:
- the tolQ gene encoding protein TolQ: MSSDLTFIGLFLQASFIVQLVMLLLLGVSVASWTFIFQRSKALSSAREEMRQFEDKFWSGADLNRLYQELSARPNLSGIGTIFCAGFKEFVRLRKSNTGTNAIVDGTYRSMRVTMSRQVEELESRLPFLATAGSISPYIGLFGTVWGIMNAFIALGEVQQATLAMVAPGIAEALIATAIGLFAAIPAVIAYNRFSHQVEKLENSYGNFMEEFSAILHRQAVSGQAQQPQA; the protein is encoded by the coding sequence GTGTCATCTGATCTTACTTTTATCGGCCTATTTTTGCAGGCCAGCTTTATTGTTCAACTTGTTATGTTGCTTTTATTAGGCGTATCAGTTGCCTCTTGGACATTTATCTTTCAGCGTAGTAAGGCGCTTTCAAGTGCACGAGAAGAGATGCGTCAGTTTGAAGATAAGTTTTGGTCAGGTGCTGATTTAAATCGACTTTATCAAGAGCTATCTGCTCGCCCTAACTTATCAGGTATCGGCACTATCTTTTGTGCCGGCTTCAAAGAATTTGTCCGCTTACGCAAATCAAATACCGGCACCAATGCTATTGTAGACGGTACTTATCGCTCAATGCGGGTAACAATGTCTCGCCAAGTAGAAGAACTAGAAAGCCGACTCCCGTTTCTAGCAACAGCTGGTTCAATTAGCCCGTATATCGGCCTATTTGGTACGGTTTGGGGGATCATGAACGCCTTTATCGCGCTAGGGGAAGTACAACAAGCTACGCTAGCCATGGTTGCACCAGGTATCGCTGAAGCGCTTATTGCAACAGCTATTGGCTTATTTGCGGCCATTCCTGCGGTTATTGCGTATAACCGTTTTAGTCACCAAGTTGAAAAATTGGAAAACAGTTACGGTAACTTTATGGAAGAGTTTTCTGCCATTCTTCACCGTCAGGCAGTATCTGGTCAAGCTCAGCAGCCGCAAGCGTAA
- the ybgC gene encoding tol-pal system-associated acyl-CoA thioesterase, translating into MHLHQVRVYYEDTDAGGIVYYANYLKFMERARTEWLRALGFEQDRLMEQSVAFVVKRVEMHNYAPARFNDLLSIETQVVELKGASMTFQQTIKNKQDVTLVSADIQVACVSLDTMKPRRLPRTLLGEITRVI; encoded by the coding sequence ATGCATTTACACCAAGTAAGAGTGTATTACGAAGATACCGATGCAGGTGGCATTGTTTATTATGCCAACTACCTCAAGTTTATGGAAAGGGCAAGAACCGAGTGGCTTAGAGCCCTTGGCTTCGAACAAGATAGATTAATGGAACAATCGGTCGCTTTTGTCGTCAAACGCGTTGAAATGCATAACTATGCGCCTGCTCGATTCAATGATCTGTTGAGTATTGAAACGCAGGTTGTAGAATTGAAAGGTGCGAGTATGACGTTTCAACAAACCATTAAAAATAAACAAGATGTAACTTTGGTATCTGCCGATATTCAAGTTGCTTGTGTCAGTCTAGATACTATGAAGCCTAGACGACTACCACGTACATTGTTAGGGGAAATAACGCGTGTCATCTGA
- the ruvB gene encoding Holliday junction branch migration DNA helicase RuvB: protein MIEADRLITPDASTEDEVIDRAIRPKMLDDYTGQPHVCEQMEIFIQAARKRDDALDHLLIFGPPGLGKTTLANIVANEMDVSIKTTSGPVLEKAGDLAALLTNLERNDVLFIDEIHRLSPVVEEILYPAMEDYQLDIMIGEGPAARSIKLDLPPFTLVGATTRAGSLTSPLRDRFGIVQRLEFYSVKDLTTIVARSASYLNLDMSSEGAQEIARRSRGTPRIANRLLRRVRDYAEIKSDGTVGVETAAKALDMLDVDKEGFDYMDRKLLCAIIEKFDGGPVGLDNLAAAIGEEKETIEDVIEPFLIQQGFLQRTPRGRIVSQRAYLHFGFTPSA from the coding sequence ATGATAGAAGCTGACAGACTGATTACGCCTGATGCGAGTACCGAAGATGAAGTTATCGACCGTGCTATTCGCCCCAAAATGCTTGATGATTACACAGGCCAGCCTCACGTATGTGAGCAGATGGAAATCTTCATTCAGGCAGCTAGAAAGCGTGACGATGCTCTCGATCACTTATTAATATTTGGTCCGCCTGGGCTAGGTAAAACTACGCTAGCAAATATTGTGGCGAACGAGATGGATGTCAGTATTAAAACCACCTCAGGGCCGGTACTTGAAAAGGCTGGTGACCTAGCTGCATTGCTGACTAACCTTGAACGCAACGATGTGCTTTTTATAGATGAAATTCATCGATTAAGCCCTGTAGTGGAAGAAATTCTGTATCCGGCGATGGAAGACTATCAATTAGACATCATGATAGGCGAGGGGCCTGCTGCTCGTTCTATTAAGCTAGATTTACCTCCCTTCACACTCGTTGGTGCTACAACGCGGGCAGGTTCGCTTACCTCGCCATTGCGTGACCGGTTTGGGATAGTTCAACGATTAGAGTTTTATTCGGTTAAAGACCTTACCACCATTGTGGCTCGTAGTGCGAGTTACTTAAATTTGGATATGAGTTCAGAAGGCGCTCAAGAAATTGCACGTCGCTCTAGAGGTACACCGCGTATTGCAAACAGGCTATTGCGACGAGTTCGAGATTACGCTGAAATTAAATCTGATGGTACGGTAGGTGTTGAAACCGCTGCAAAGGCATTGGATATGCTAGATGTAGACAAAGAAGGTTTCGATTACATGGATCGGAAATTGCTTTGTGCCATTATAGAGAAATTTGATGGCGGCCCAGTAGGGCTAGACAACTTAGCAGCGGCAATTGGTGAAGAGAAAGAAACCATTGAAGATGTAATAGAACCCTTTCTTATTCAGCAAGGCTTCCTGCAGCGTACTCCACGTGGACGTATAGTGTCACAGCGGGCGTATCTTCATTTTGGCTTCACGCCTTCAGCTTAA
- the ruvA gene encoding Holliday junction branch migration protein RuvA — protein MIGRIRGTLAEKQPPEILVDANGVGYEIHMPMTSFYQLPAVGEEVVVYTHFVVREDAQLLFGFADKMERGLFRELIKANGVGPKLGLTILSGMSAGQFLSAVQNADVSALVSLPGIGKKTAERLVVELKDRLAKFGKVQSIAIPPPSGDLLNTNTLVEVNDTREDAQSALVALGYKPAQASKLIDSVYKEGMESESLIREALKAAI, from the coding sequence ATGATTGGACGTATTCGCGGTACATTAGCCGAAAAGCAGCCCCCAGAAATATTGGTAGATGCAAATGGGGTAGGTTATGAAATTCATATGCCAATGACCAGCTTCTATCAATTACCAGCGGTAGGTGAGGAAGTGGTGGTTTATACCCATTTCGTCGTGCGAGAAGACGCGCAATTATTATTTGGTTTTGCCGATAAAATGGAGCGAGGATTATTCCGAGAGCTAATTAAAGCAAACGGTGTGGGCCCTAAATTAGGCTTAACCATATTATCGGGTATGTCCGCAGGCCAATTTTTGTCAGCGGTTCAAAATGCAGATGTTTCGGCACTAGTAAGTTTACCGGGTATTGGTAAGAAAACCGCTGAAAGGTTAGTGGTTGAGTTAAAAGATAGGTTAGCGAAGTTTGGCAAAGTGCAAAGTATTGCTATTCCACCGCCAAGTGGTGATTTACTTAATACCAATACGTTAGTAGAAGTAAACGATACGAGAGAAGATGCCCAGAGCGCGCTAGTGGCACTAGGCTATAAGCCTGCGCAGGCCAGTAAACTTATCGATAGTGTGTATAAAGAAGGCATGGAAAGCGAATCGCTTATACGTGAAGCGTTAAAAGCCGCTATTTGA
- the ruvC gene encoding crossover junction endodeoxyribonuclease RuvC: MVILGIDPGSRVTGYGVIERKQGKLVYVASGCIRVGTADLPSRLANIYTGISDIIRQYNPAQFAIEQVFMAKNPDSALKLGQARGAAIVAATQGELPVAEYSARQIKQAVVGKGSADKTQVQHMVKHLLSLSGTPQADAADALAVALCHAHTEQSLINMAGQARKTVRGRLR; this comes from the coding sequence ATGGTTATACTGGGTATAGATCCAGGTTCTAGGGTTACAGGCTACGGTGTTATTGAACGTAAGCAGGGTAAACTTGTGTATGTGGCGAGCGGTTGTATTCGCGTAGGGACGGCAGATTTGCCGTCGAGACTAGCCAATATTTATACCGGTATTAGCGATATTATTCGCCAGTACAACCCTGCGCAATTTGCTATCGAGCAAGTGTTTATGGCAAAAAATCCCGACTCTGCATTGAAGTTAGGGCAAGCCCGTGGTGCCGCTATTGTGGCAGCCACTCAAGGTGAACTGCCAGTAGCAGAATATTCGGCAAGGCAAATTAAACAGGCTGTCGTAGGTAAGGGAAGTGCAGATAAAACCCAAGTGCAGCACATGGTGAAGCATTTATTGAGTTTAAGCGGTACACCGCAAGCTGATGCTGCTGACGCTCTAGCTGTGGCGCTATGTCATGCCCATACCGAGCAAAGCCTAATAAATATGGCAGGGCAAGCACGTAAAACAGTGCGAGGCCGTTTACGCTAA